One genomic segment of Sparus aurata chromosome 24, fSpaAur1.1, whole genome shotgun sequence includes these proteins:
- the orc4 gene encoding origin recognition complex subunit 4, translating to MSKRKVKDDHLPVGECITQVQDILRERFCRQQLPDRLEGVEAQHKHLLELLKRTAVHGESNSVLIVGPRGAGKTMLLKCVLRDLLEEKEAQKNLLQVHLNGLLQTDDRIALKEITRQLHLENVVGDKVFGSFAENLAFLLEALKKGDRSSSRPVLFVLDEFDLFAHHKNQTLLYNLFDVSQSAQAPVAVVGITCRLDVLELLEKRVKSRFSHRQIHLLSNPTFPQYLERVRTQLSLPDRFPDQEFCQDWNDGVETLCEDKSVQDVLQKHFNSSKDFRSLHMLLMLCLSRVSVSRPAIRPADLLEASRLCFTDSKANMLHGLSILELCLIIAMKHLNDVYEGEPFNLQMVHNEFKKFLQRKSNSMYNFEQPVIMKAFEHLQQLELIRPVDSTAAKTQREYQLMRLMLDHSQIMEALQKYPQCPTDVKQWAMSAFG from the exons ATGAGTAAGAGAAAGGTGAAAGATGATCACCTGCCAGTAGGAGAATGCATCACACAG GTTCAGGACATTTTAAGGGAGCGGTTTTGCCGTCAGCAGCTCCCCGACAGGCTGGAGGGAGTGGAAGCTCAACACAA aCACCTCCTGGAGCTCCTGAAGCGCACGGCGGTCCACGGGGAGAGTAACTCGGTGCTAATCGTCGGTCCCAGAGGAGCAGGGAAAACAATG ctgctgaAGTGTGTGTTGAGAGACCTGTTGGAGGAGAAGGAAGCACAGAAGAACCTGCTGCAGGTTCATCTCAACG gTCTCCTGCAGACTGACGACAGAATAGCGCTAAAAGAAATAACGCGGCAGCTCCACCTGGAAAACGTTGTCGGCGACAAAGTGTTT GGAAGTTTTGCGGAGAATCTGGCGTTCTTGCTGGAGGCGTTGAAGAAAG gcgaTCGCAGCAGCAGCCGGCCCGTGTTGTTCGTCCTGGATGAGTTCGACCTGTTCGCCCACCACAAGAACCAGACGCTGCTCTACAACCTGTTCGACGTCTCCCAGTCCGCCCAGGCTCCCGTCGCTGTGGTCGGCATCACCTGCAGACTG GATgttctggagctgctggagaagcGGGTGAAGTCGAGGTTCTCTCACCGTCAGATCCACCTGCTGAGCAACCCGACGTTCCCTCAGTACCTGGAGCGGGTCCGGACCCAGCTCAGCCTGCCGGACCGCTTCCCCGACCAGGAGTTCTGTCAGGACTGGAACGACGGCGTGGAG ACTCTGTGTGAAGATAAATCCGTGCAGGACGTTTTACAGAAACACTTCAACTCCAGTAAAGACTTCCGCTCGCTGCACATGCTGCTg ATGTTGTGTCTGAGTCGAGTGTCCGTCTCCAGACCGGCCATCAGACCCGCGGACCTGCTGGAGGCCAGCAGACTCTGTTTCACCGACTCCAAGGCCAACATGCTGCACG gtttgtcCATCCTGGAGCTGTGTCTGATCATCGCCATGAAACACCTCAACGACGTGTACGAGGGAGAGCCGTTCAACCTGCAGATGGTTCACAACG AGTTTAAGAAGTTCCTGCAGAGGAAGTCGAACTCTATGTACAATTTTGAGCAGCCGGTCATCATGAAG GCCTTCGagcacctgcagcagctggagctgATCCGGCCGGTCGACAGCACCGCGGCCAAAACCCAGAGAGAGTACCAGCTGATGAGACTGATGCTGGACCACAGTCAGATCATGGAGGCCCTGCAGAAATACCCACAATGCCCCACTGACGTCAAGCAGTGGGCCATGTCGGCGTTCGGATAG